Proteins encoded by one window of Actinocorallia herbida:
- a CDS encoding class I SAM-dependent methyltransferase, with translation MGDHYFSAEPGAASRPAAVDLVLRDLHLRLETDRGMFSPDRVDAGTRILLDSVPPPPQEGHLLDVGCGYGPIALTLAARAPGATVHGVDVNRRALELAGRNAAAAGLANVSFTEPEALDPELRFAVIWSNPPIRIGKAALHELLETWLSRLAPDGRAYLVVQKHLGSDSLQRWLTESGLATSRLASRSSYRILEVQAREHP, from the coding sequence GTGGGGGATCATTACTTCTCGGCCGAACCGGGCGCCGCCAGCCGGCCGGCCGCCGTCGACCTGGTGCTGCGCGATCTGCACCTGCGCCTGGAGACCGACCGGGGCATGTTCTCCCCCGACCGCGTCGACGCGGGCACCCGGATCCTGCTCGACTCGGTGCCCCCGCCGCCCCAGGAGGGGCACCTCCTGGACGTCGGCTGCGGGTACGGGCCGATCGCGCTCACCCTCGCCGCGCGCGCCCCCGGCGCGACCGTCCACGGCGTCGACGTCAACCGGCGGGCCCTGGAGCTGGCCGGGCGGAACGCCGCCGCGGCCGGCCTGGCCAACGTGTCCTTCACCGAGCCCGAGGCGCTCGATCCCGAACTGCGCTTCGCGGTGATCTGGTCGAACCCGCCGATCCGGATCGGCAAGGCCGCCCTGCACGAGCTCCTGGAGACGTGGCTGTCCCGGCTCGCCCCGGACGGCCGGGCCTACCTGGTCGTCCAGAAGCACCTCGGGAGCGACTCCCTCCAGCGCTGGCTCACCGAGTCCGGGCTGGCGACCTCCCGGCTCGCGTCCCGTTCGTCCTACCGCATCCTGGAGGTCCAGGCCCGTGAACACCCCTGA
- a CDS encoding VWA domain-containing protein — MSFMSPWWLLLLPLVPAMLLAYLMMLRRGSRQAVRFTNLPTLRTVAPRNPAWRKHLLAGMFLTLLTVLVVGAAQPAATVKVPRERATIMVAIDVSLSMQATDVAPSRFEAAKASAKAFIEALPQRFNVGVVSFAGTANVVASPTANRVAALSAIDNIGLERRTAIGEAVFASITAIKTFDAGNGSDPPPAHIVLLSDGDNTYGRSVASAVNASRAASIPVSTIAFGTPYGTVTIEGETTTVDVNKATLRALATQTDGHAYEAEDSAQLSEVYESIGTSLGWRPESRDISSWFTALAALLALAGGALSLTWYSRLP, encoded by the coding sequence ATGAGCTTCATGTCCCCCTGGTGGCTGCTGCTCCTCCCACTGGTCCCGGCGATGCTGCTGGCCTACCTGATGATGCTGCGCCGCGGCTCCCGCCAGGCCGTCCGGTTCACCAACCTGCCCACCCTGCGCACGGTCGCGCCGCGCAACCCCGCCTGGCGCAAGCACCTGCTCGCGGGGATGTTCCTCACCCTGCTGACGGTCCTGGTCGTCGGCGCCGCCCAGCCCGCCGCCACGGTGAAGGTGCCCCGCGAACGCGCGACGATCATGGTCGCGATCGACGTGTCCCTGTCGATGCAGGCCACCGACGTGGCCCCGTCCCGGTTCGAGGCCGCCAAGGCGTCGGCCAAGGCGTTCATCGAGGCGCTGCCCCAGCGGTTCAACGTCGGGGTCGTCTCGTTCGCCGGCACCGCCAACGTGGTGGCGTCGCCGACCGCGAACCGGGTCGCGGCGCTCAGCGCGATCGACAACATCGGCCTGGAGCGGCGGACCGCGATCGGCGAGGCGGTCTTCGCCTCGATCACCGCGATCAAGACCTTCGACGCGGGCAACGGCTCGGACCCGCCGCCCGCCCACATCGTCCTGCTGTCCGACGGCGACAACACCTACGGGCGGTCGGTCGCCTCGGCCGTCAACGCCTCCCGGGCGGCGAGCATCCCGGTCTCCACGATCGCGTTCGGCACCCCCTACGGCACGGTGACGATCGAGGGCGAGACGACGACCGTCGACGTCAACAAGGCGACCCTGCGGGCGCTGGCGACGCAGACCGACGGGCACGCCTACGAGGCCGAGGACTCCGCCCAGCTCTCGGAGGTCTACGAGAGCATCGGCACCTCGCTCGGCTGGCGGCCCGAGAGCCGCGACATCTCCTCCTGGTTCACCGCGCTCGCCGCGCTGCTGGCGCTCGCGGGCGGCGCGCTGTCCCTCACCTGGTACTCCCGCCTGCCCTGA
- a CDS encoding DUF4253 domain-containing protein, with amino-acid sequence MDDPRPGRALPAGVYRLFADGGNGRTLNVPLPEGAVVWPDRSYRRDHPVTRPAFWLSDAPVTADVWRSLAAEHPYSGLWPLLLDETAQPWAAGQIAPEPETEIDVYEPAQFMAEVWQDMIEPRLRYGDDFEDLAPFGKFCPGLAAPGEPMAEPHEAADWLAGRLADGRSTLLGLVAATRSADSLAVMGWQGALNHNPWTAPMAAVARGWEDRFGARLVRVGFNTMDFSVAAPPRDAEHAVHVAAEHWAFCPDVVVQGAGTLEGYAAELVGRNAWSFWWD; translated from the coding sequence ATGGACGATCCCCGGCCCGGCAGGGCGCTGCCGGCGGGTGTCTACCGGCTGTTCGCCGACGGCGGCAACGGCCGCACGCTGAACGTGCCGCTGCCCGAAGGGGCGGTGGTGTGGCCCGACAGGTCCTACCGCCGCGACCATCCGGTGACGCGCCCCGCGTTCTGGCTGAGCGACGCGCCGGTCACCGCCGACGTCTGGCGGAGCCTGGCCGCCGAGCACCCGTACTCGGGCCTGTGGCCGCTGCTCCTGGACGAGACGGCGCAGCCGTGGGCCGCCGGGCAGATCGCGCCCGAGCCCGAGACGGAGATCGACGTCTACGAGCCCGCCCAGTTCATGGCCGAGGTCTGGCAGGACATGATCGAGCCGCGGCTGCGCTACGGCGACGACTTCGAGGACCTCGCCCCGTTCGGCAAGTTCTGCCCCGGCCTGGCCGCCCCCGGAGAGCCGATGGCCGAGCCGCACGAGGCCGCGGACTGGCTCGCCGGGCGGCTCGCCGACGGCCGCAGCACCCTCCTCGGACTGGTCGCCGCCACGCGCAGCGCCGACTCCCTGGCCGTCATGGGCTGGCAGGGCGCGCTCAACCACAACCCGTGGACCGCGCCGATGGCCGCGGTCGCGCGCGGCTGGGAGGACCGCTTCGGCGCCCGGCTCGTCCGGGTCGGGTTCAACACGATGGACTTCAGCGTCGCCGCGCCGCCGCGGGACGCCGAGCACGCCGTGCACGTGGCCGCCGAGCACTGGGCGTTCTGCCCGGACGTCGTCGTGCAGGGCGCGGGCACCCTGGAGGGCTACGCCGCGGAACTGGTGGGCCGCAACGCCTGGTCCTTCTGGTGGGACTGA
- a CDS encoding DUF58 domain-containing protein: MRIPEDRLRRLELRVTGRLDGMLGGEHLGLLPGPGSELAEARAYQPGEDDVRHMDWSVTARTAVPHVRDVIADHELEAWALVDLTPSMDYGTTDLLKRDLAVAALAAVGFTATRLGDRVGAYLMTGPTLRRRPARTGRSRLYALLREVEEAPSEPGPLTLADAITALDRGQRRRGLRVVISDFLDPPDWERPLRRMAARHQVLAVEIIDPRELELPATGMIEFADPETGAVQEFLLNARVADDYRRAAAAQRAATAAALRRAGASHLVLRTDRDWVTDIARFALRRRRLGGRA, translated from the coding sequence ATGCGGATCCCCGAGGACAGGCTCCGGCGGCTGGAACTGAGGGTGACCGGCCGCCTCGACGGGATGCTCGGCGGCGAGCACCTCGGCCTCCTTCCGGGCCCGGGCAGCGAACTCGCCGAGGCGCGCGCCTACCAGCCGGGCGAGGACGACGTCCGGCACATGGACTGGTCGGTCACCGCCAGGACCGCGGTCCCGCACGTGCGCGACGTGATCGCCGACCACGAGCTCGAGGCGTGGGCACTGGTCGACCTCACCCCGAGCATGGACTACGGCACCACCGACCTCCTGAAACGCGACCTGGCCGTCGCCGCCCTCGCCGCCGTGGGGTTCACCGCGACCCGCCTCGGCGACCGGGTCGGCGCCTACCTGATGACCGGTCCCACGCTGCGCCGCAGACCCGCGAGGACGGGCCGCAGCCGCCTGTACGCGCTGCTCCGCGAGGTCGAGGAGGCGCCGAGCGAGCCGGGCCCGCTCACCCTCGCCGACGCGATCACCGCGCTCGACCGGGGCCAGCGCCGCCGCGGCCTGCGCGTGGTGATCAGCGACTTCCTCGACCCGCCGGACTGGGAGCGGCCGCTGCGCCGGATGGCCGCGCGGCACCAGGTCCTCGCGGTCGAGATCATCGACCCCCGCGAGCTGGAACTGCCCGCGACCGGGATGATCGAGTTCGCCGACCCCGAGACCGGCGCCGTTCAGGAGTTCCTGCTGAACGCCCGCGTCGCCGACGACTACCGGCGGGCCGCCGCCGCCCAGCGCGCCGCCACCGCGGCCGCGCTGCGCCGCGCCGGGGCGAGCCACCTCGTGCTGCGCACCGACCGCGACTGGGTGACCGACATCGCCAGGTTCGCCCTGCGGCGGCGCAGGCTGGGGGGCCGCGCATGA
- a CDS encoding pirin family protein, which translates to MSNLETAPEPVSTGGTADVKATPVRELLPMKEVVLGAGTAVRRLLPSFGRRMVGAWCFLDHYGPDDIANEPGMQVPPHPHIGLQTVSWLHAGDVLHRDSLGSLATIRPGELGLMTSGRGIAHSEESPVPHRPILHGAQLWTALPDSARHKAPAFGHHTDLPVVTAPGLRATVFLGELDGAISPGEVFTPITGADVTVEAGGEARLPLEFDFEYAVLTMTGDVRIDGADAPVGRLLYLGCGRDELPVEAGSTTRFLLLGGVPFEEKLVMWWNFVGRTGAEIAAARDAWMTGDSLGVVHGYAGDRVPAPALPTVPLKARGRER; encoded by the coding sequence ATGAGCAATCTCGAGACCGCGCCCGAGCCCGTCAGCACCGGCGGCACCGCCGACGTGAAGGCGACGCCGGTCCGCGAGCTGCTGCCGATGAAGGAGGTCGTGCTGGGCGCCGGCACGGCGGTCCGGCGGCTGCTCCCCTCGTTCGGCCGCCGCATGGTCGGCGCGTGGTGCTTCCTCGACCACTACGGCCCCGACGACATCGCGAACGAGCCGGGCATGCAGGTGCCGCCGCACCCGCACATCGGCCTCCAGACCGTCAGCTGGCTGCACGCCGGCGATGTCCTGCACCGCGACAGCCTCGGCAGCCTCGCGACGATCCGGCCCGGCGAACTCGGCCTGATGACGTCCGGGCGGGGCATCGCGCACTCCGAGGAGTCCCCGGTCCCGCACCGGCCGATCCTGCACGGCGCCCAGCTGTGGACGGCGCTGCCGGACTCCGCGCGGCACAAGGCCCCCGCGTTCGGCCACCACACCGACCTGCCCGTGGTCACCGCGCCGGGCCTGCGAGCGACGGTGTTCCTCGGCGAGCTGGACGGCGCGATCTCGCCGGGCGAGGTGTTCACCCCGATCACCGGGGCCGACGTCACCGTCGAGGCGGGCGGCGAGGCGCGGCTGCCGCTGGAGTTCGACTTCGAGTACGCGGTCCTCACCATGACCGGCGACGTGCGGATCGACGGCGCCGACGCGCCCGTCGGCCGCCTCCTCTACCTCGGCTGCGGCCGCGACGAACTGCCGGTCGAGGCGGGCTCGACGACCCGCTTCCTGCTGCTGGGCGGTGTCCCGTTCGAGGAGAAGCTGGTGATGTGGTGGAACTTCGTCGGCCGCACCGGCGCGGAGATCGCCGCGGCCCGCGACGCCTGGATGACCGGCGACTCCCTCGGCGTCGTGCACGGCTACGCGGGCGACCGCGTCCCGGCCCCGGCCCTGCCGACCGTCCCCCTCAAGGCCCGCGGCCGCGAGCGCTGA
- the glpK gene encoding glycerol kinase GlpK, translated as MYVAAIDQGTTSSRCMVFDSAGTVVGDARREFAQLFPRPGWVEHDPAEIWASVQACVAEALDRAGLVPGDLAAAGITNQRETTVVWDARTGEPVHNAIVWQDTRTDRLCKELAGEDGPERFAASCGLPLATYFAGPKLLWLLREVPGLRARAERGEVLFGTVDSWLIWNLTGRHVTDVTNASRTMLMDLKTLDWDPATLEAFGIPEAVLPEIRSSAEVYGTGRGVLEGVPIASALGDQQAALFGQCCFAPGDAKNTYGTGSFLLLNTGERPVASQHGLLTTVGYRIGDAPAVYALEGSVAITGALVQWLRDNLGVISSSAEIEELAGSVEDNGGCYFVPAFSGLFAPYWRSDARGAIVGLTRFVHKGHLARAVLEATAWQTREIVDAMNRDSGYALTELKTDGGMVVNDLLMQIQADVLGVPVVRPRINETTALGAAYAAGLATGVWHGEAELAAQWKADRRWTPDMPEDKREREYAQWLKAVTRTFDWTD; from the coding sequence GTGTACGTGGCCGCGATCGACCAGGGGACGACTTCCAGCAGGTGCATGGTCTTCGACTCCGCGGGCACGGTCGTCGGCGACGCCCGGCGCGAGTTCGCGCAGCTCTTCCCCAGGCCGGGCTGGGTCGAGCACGACCCGGCCGAGATCTGGGCGTCGGTCCAGGCGTGCGTGGCCGAGGCGCTGGACCGGGCCGGGCTGGTCCCGGGCGATCTCGCCGCGGCCGGGATCACCAACCAGCGCGAGACGACCGTCGTCTGGGACGCGCGCACGGGCGAGCCCGTGCACAACGCGATCGTCTGGCAGGACACCCGCACCGACCGGCTGTGCAAGGAGCTGGCCGGCGAGGACGGCCCCGAGCGCTTCGCCGCCTCGTGCGGGCTGCCCCTGGCCACGTACTTCGCCGGTCCGAAGCTGCTGTGGCTGCTGCGCGAGGTCCCCGGTCTGCGCGCGCGGGCCGAGCGCGGCGAGGTGCTGTTCGGCACGGTCGACTCGTGGCTGATCTGGAACCTCACCGGACGGCACGTCACCGACGTCACCAACGCCTCCCGCACGATGCTCATGGACCTGAAGACCCTCGACTGGGATCCGGCGACCCTTGAGGCGTTCGGTATCCCCGAGGCGGTCCTGCCCGAGATCCGTTCGTCCGCGGAGGTCTACGGGACGGGCAGGGGAGTCCTGGAAGGGGTGCCGATCGCGTCGGCGCTGGGCGACCAGCAGGCCGCCCTGTTCGGCCAGTGCTGCTTCGCGCCCGGCGACGCCAAGAACACCTACGGCACGGGAAGCTTCCTCCTGCTCAACACCGGCGAGCGGCCCGTGGCGTCGCAGCACGGCCTGCTCACCACGGTCGGCTACCGGATCGGCGACGCCCCGGCCGTCTACGCGCTGGAGGGCTCGGTCGCGATCACCGGGGCGCTCGTGCAGTGGCTGCGCGACAACCTCGGCGTGATCTCCTCCTCCGCCGAGATCGAGGAACTCGCCGGATCCGTCGAGGACAACGGCGGCTGCTACTTCGTGCCCGCGTTCTCCGGCCTGTTCGCGCCGTACTGGCGGTCCGACGCGCGCGGCGCGATCGTCGGGCTCACCCGGTTCGTGCACAAGGGGCACCTCGCCCGCGCGGTGCTGGAGGCGACGGCCTGGCAGACCCGCGAGATCGTCGACGCGATGAACCGGGACTCCGGCTACGCCCTCACCGAGCTGAAGACCGACGGCGGCATGGTCGTCAACGACCTGCTCATGCAGATCCAGGCCGACGTGCTGGGCGTCCCCGTCGTCCGCCCGCGGATCAACGAGACGACCGCGCTCGGCGCCGCCTACGCCGCGGGCCTAGCCACCGGCGTCTGGCACGGCGAGGCCGAACTCGCCGCCCAGTGGAAGGCCGACCGCCGCTGGACCCCGGACATGCCCGAGGACAAGCGCGAACGCGAATACGCCCAGTGGCTCAAGGCCGTCACCCGCACCTTCGACTGGACCGACTGA
- a CDS encoding RNA polymerase-binding protein RbpA — MAERALRGTRLGATSYENDRNTDLAPRQEVSYTCPKGHQFTVTLAAEVEVPMTWDCRNCGVPALLMDGEVPVAKKGKPPRTHWDMLLERRSIEDLEEVLAERLEILRAGRRKTA; from the coding sequence ATGGCAGAGCGCGCACTTCGCGGCACCCGGCTCGGGGCGACGAGCTATGAGAACGACCGGAACACCGATCTGGCACCACGCCAGGAGGTGTCGTACACCTGCCCGAAGGGCCACCAGTTCACCGTCACCCTTGCCGCCGAGGTAGAGGTGCCGATGACCTGGGACTGCCGCAACTGCGGTGTCCCCGCCCTCCTGATGGACGGAGAGGTGCCGGTCGCCAAAAAGGGTAAGCCGCCGCGCACCCACTGGGACATGCTCCTCGAGCGCAGGTCGATCGAGGATCTGGAGGAGGTCCTCGCCGAGCGCTTGGAGATCCTTCGCGCGGGACGGCGCAAGACCGCATAG
- a CDS encoding glycerophosphodiester phosphodiesterase family protein, translating into MRYAFLDHDGPIAFAHRGGALGAPENTMAAFQRAVDLGYRYIETDVQATADGALLAFHDADLTRVTGEPGKIARLPYRRVARARIHGTEPIPLLEDVLAAFPAVRFNIDIKDRPAITPLIRVLHRTGAWDRVCITSFSTRRLARARAQAAPLTREPVCTALGPGGVAAVRLGGRAARIAAEGVACAQIPHVLGPLPFATASFVAQAHAVGLAVHAWTVNDRTAMGRLLDSGVDGIMTDDLEALREVMAGRGLWSGAGA; encoded by the coding sequence ATGCGCTACGCCTTCCTCGACCACGACGGCCCCATCGCGTTCGCCCACCGCGGCGGGGCGCTCGGCGCGCCCGAGAACACGATGGCGGCCTTCCAGCGCGCGGTGGACCTCGGCTACCGGTACATCGAGACCGACGTCCAGGCCACCGCCGACGGCGCTCTCCTGGCCTTCCACGACGCCGACCTCACCCGGGTCACCGGCGAGCCCGGCAAGATCGCGCGACTGCCCTACCGGCGCGTCGCCCGCGCCCGGATCCACGGCACCGAGCCGATCCCCCTGCTGGAGGACGTCCTCGCGGCCTTCCCCGCGGTCCGCTTCAACATCGACATCAAGGACCGGCCCGCGATCACCCCGCTGATCCGCGTCCTGCACCGCACCGGCGCCTGGGACCGGGTCTGCATCACCTCCTTCTCCACCCGCCGCCTCGCCCGCGCGCGGGCCCAGGCCGCGCCGCTCACCCGCGAGCCCGTGTGCACCGCGCTCGGCCCCGGCGGGGTCGCCGCGGTCCGGCTGGGCGGCCGGGCCGCCCGGATCGCCGCCGAGGGCGTCGCCTGCGCCCAGATCCCCCACGTGCTCGGCCCGCTGCCGTTCGCGACCGCCTCGTTCGTCGCCCAGGCCCATGCCGTCGGGCTCGCCGTGCACGCCTGGACGGTCAACGACCGGACCGCGATGGGCAGGCTCCTGGACAGCGGCGTGGACGGGATCATGACCGACGATCTGGAGGCGTTGCGGGAGGTCATGGCCGGACGCGGCCTCTGGAGCGGGGCGGGAGCGTAA
- a CDS encoding FxsA family protein, protein MWPLLLPLLFVLLPIIEIYVIIQVGQAIGGWWTLLLLVAETLLGLWFVKREGKRAWSSLNATLAQGRMPDRELADGFLILAGGVLLIVPGFVTDVFGFLCVLPFTRPLVRRVLMVWAERRAARIGPVAGFPGGPVFPGQGDVIRGEVVDEEDDGPGQGPVQGQILRGDVLRDDEGDAGSGRR, encoded by the coding sequence ATGTGGCCGCTGCTTCTTCCGCTTCTGTTCGTCCTCCTGCCGATCATCGAGATCTATGTGATCATCCAGGTCGGCCAGGCGATCGGCGGCTGGTGGACCCTTCTGCTGCTGGTGGCCGAGACCCTTCTCGGCCTCTGGTTCGTCAAGCGCGAGGGCAAGCGCGCGTGGTCGAGCCTCAACGCCACGCTCGCCCAGGGCCGCATGCCGGACCGGGAGCTCGCCGACGGGTTCCTCATCCTCGCGGGCGGCGTCCTGCTGATCGTCCCGGGCTTCGTCACCGACGTCTTCGGGTTCCTGTGCGTCCTGCCCTTCACCCGTCCGCTGGTCCGCAGGGTCCTCATGGTCTGGGCCGAGCGCCGCGCCGCCAGGATCGGCCCGGTGGCGGGCTTTCCCGGCGGGCCGGTGTTCCCCGGTCAGGGTGACGTGATCCGCGGCGAGGTGGTCGACGAGGAGGACGACGGGCCGGGCCAGGGCCCCGTCCAGGGGCAGATCCTGCGCGGCGACGTCCTGCGCGACGACGAGGGCGACGCCGGCTCGGGGCGGCGCTGA
- a CDS encoding CPBP family intramembrane glutamic endopeptidase: MTAETKPPALLPDRRTLTHEIWLVFALSLGASALAALISFTGSLTAEKELAEQTASLVTDRYAGRPWLGLSWQLYGIAAALVPVALVAHLMARSAEPMGRTLGVTWVPRGLDLLRGAGVAAAIGGSGLALYLVANAVGANLTIVPTTLGDVWWRVPVLVLSAIENAVLEEVLVLGYLLHRLDQLGWSRWKADLTSAAVRGSYHLYQGLGGFVGNFVMGLIFAFLYRRWGRVMPLLVAHALIDIVAFVGWVALAGKASWLPGA; encoded by the coding sequence GTGACCGCCGAGACCAAGCCGCCCGCCCTTCTGCCCGACCGCAGGACCCTCACCCACGAGATCTGGCTGGTCTTCGCCCTGTCGCTCGGCGCGTCGGCGCTCGCCGCGCTGATCTCCTTCACCGGCTCGCTCACCGCGGAGAAGGAACTCGCCGAGCAGACCGCCTCGCTCGTCACCGACCGTTACGCCGGACGGCCCTGGCTGGGCCTGTCCTGGCAGTTGTACGGCATCGCCGCCGCGCTCGTGCCGGTCGCGCTGGTCGCGCACCTCATGGCGCGCTCGGCCGAGCCGATGGGCCGGACCCTCGGCGTCACGTGGGTGCCGCGCGGGCTCGACCTGCTGCGCGGCGCGGGCGTCGCGGCGGCCATCGGCGGCTCGGGCCTCGCGCTGTACCTGGTCGCGAACGCCGTCGGCGCGAACCTGACGATCGTGCCGACGACGCTCGGGGACGTGTGGTGGCGGGTCCCGGTGCTGGTGCTCTCGGCCATCGAGAACGCGGTACTGGAAGAGGTTCTGGTCCTCGGCTACCTCCTGCACCGGCTCGACCAGCTCGGCTGGTCCCGCTGGAAGGCCGACCTGACGAGCGCCGCCGTCCGCGGGAGCTACCACCTCTACCAGGGCCTCGGCGGGTTCGTCGGCAACTTCGTCATGGGCCTGATCTTCGCGTTCCTGTACCGCCGCTGGGGCCGCGTGATGCCCCTGCTCGTCGCGCACGCCCTGATCGACATCGTGGCCTTCGTCGGCTGGGTCGCCCTCGCCGGAAAGGCCTCCTGGCTCCCGGGCGCCTGA
- a CDS encoding AAA family ATPase, translating to MTVTAGTKEASALLERALSEVKKVIVGQEHMVERLIVALLAGGHCLVEGVPGVAKTLAVSSLAQVTGGSFARIQFTPDLVPSDIVGTRIYRPSSEAFDVELGPVFANFILADEINRAPAKVQSALLEVMAERQVSLAGKTYPLPRPFIVLATQNPIESEGVYPLPEAQRDRFLMRINVSYPDAADEMAILRRMSVDPPVAERVLDPETLLDLQKAAARVSVHELVADYVVRLVMATRQPEAYRMPDLAPLIEFGASPRATLGLVSSARALALLRGRDFVLPEDVHDVARDVLVHRLVLTFDAIADGVSPGELVARVLACVPPPRVMWNHGAV from the coding sequence TTGACCGTCACCGCAGGGACCAAAGAGGCGTCCGCGCTGCTGGAGCGCGCGCTCTCGGAGGTGAAGAAGGTCATCGTCGGCCAGGAGCACATGGTCGAGCGGCTCATCGTCGCGCTCCTCGCGGGCGGCCACTGCCTCGTCGAAGGCGTGCCCGGCGTGGCCAAGACCCTCGCCGTCTCCTCCCTCGCCCAGGTGACCGGCGGCTCGTTCGCCCGCATCCAGTTCACGCCCGACCTCGTGCCCTCCGACATCGTCGGCACCCGCATCTACCGGCCGTCCAGCGAGGCGTTCGACGTGGAGCTCGGCCCGGTCTTCGCCAACTTCATCCTCGCCGACGAGATCAACCGCGCCCCCGCCAAGGTCCAGTCGGCCCTGCTGGAGGTCATGGCCGAGCGCCAGGTGTCCCTCGCGGGCAAGACCTATCCCCTGCCGCGCCCGTTCATCGTGCTGGCGACCCAGAACCCGATCGAGTCCGAGGGCGTCTACCCGCTGCCGGAGGCCCAGCGCGACAGGTTCCTCATGCGGATCAACGTCTCCTACCCCGACGCGGCCGACGAGATGGCGATCCTGCGCCGGATGAGCGTCGACCCTCCCGTGGCAGAGCGGGTCCTCGACCCGGAGACCCTCCTGGACCTCCAGAAGGCCGCCGCCCGGGTGTCGGTGCACGAACTCGTCGCCGACTACGTCGTCCGGCTCGTCATGGCGACCCGGCAGCCCGAGGCCTACCGGATGCCCGACCTCGCGCCGCTGATCGAGTTCGGCGCGAGCCCTCGCGCGACCCTCGGCCTCGTCTCCTCCGCGCGCGCCCTTGCGCTGCTGCGCGGCCGCGACTTCGTGCTGCCCGAGGACGTCCACGACGTGGCCCGCGACGTCCTGGTGCACCGCCTCGTGCTGACCTTCGACGCGATCGCCGACGGGGTGTCGCCCGGCGAGCTCGTCGCCCGCGTCCTGGCCTGCGTGCCGCCGCCGCGGGTCATGTGGAACCACGGCGCGGTCTGA
- a CDS encoding TrmH family RNA methyltransferase has protein sequence MNTPERRQLRATDVKRLNRTWRRATEGRLGLLVESVTQPFNIGSIFRTAAVFGVEHLWLAGNATEPTHPNAQKTALGTDRLVPWEHAGTVGDAVKKARAAGFRIVALELTGDASPLHEADLTGNVCLAVGGEDHGCSPGLLAAADAVAYIPQVGRVGSLNVAVATAVALSEIRRREWAG, from the coding sequence GTGAACACCCCTGAACGCCGGCAGCTCCGCGCGACCGACGTCAAACGGCTCAACCGCACCTGGCGGCGGGCCACCGAGGGGCGGCTGGGCCTGCTCGTGGAGTCGGTGACGCAGCCGTTCAACATCGGCTCGATCTTCCGCACCGCCGCGGTGTTCGGCGTCGAGCACCTGTGGCTGGCGGGCAACGCCACCGAGCCCACCCACCCGAACGCGCAGAAGACCGCGCTCGGCACCGACCGGCTCGTCCCCTGGGAGCACGCGGGCACGGTCGGCGACGCCGTCAAGAAGGCCCGCGCGGCCGGGTTCAGGATCGTCGCGCTGGAGCTGACGGGCGACGCGAGCCCCCTGCACGAGGCCGACCTCACCGGGAACGTGTGCCTGGCCGTCGGGGGCGAGGACCACGGCTGCTCCCCCGGCCTGCTCGCCGCGGCCGACGCCGTCGCCTATATCCCGCAGGTCGGCCGGGTCGGCTCGCTGAACGTCGCGGTGGCCACGGCCGTCGCGCTCTCGGAGATCCGCCGCCGCGAATGGGCCGGGTAG